One window of the Arthrobacter sp. zg-Y919 genome contains the following:
- a CDS encoding DUF1648 domain-containing protein, which produces MGSDTAIKITGTRAALWLPHVAAVLVLASCFAYGTTIYDSLPETIPTHWGGGGRPDEWDTKSFGTVYMPLLMGAGISVLLAVVSAAIPAMILPDKDPSDWELYRREGMIRGTVAALGGTSVLVAALIGGLTVSGWRTPDHVPAGPALMIIPLILGFLVLSYTAAGRWTRRTAERDGVHPTAEEQEEDKRWVGGILYNDPNDPHILVPKRSGSGTGLTVNVGNRRGRTAVVVFLMVFVVLPTVFGVFMAL; this is translated from the coding sequence ATGGGATCCGATACTGCGATAAAAATCACTGGCACCCGGGCGGCGCTTTGGCTGCCGCATGTGGCCGCCGTCCTTGTGCTTGCTTCGTGTTTTGCCTACGGAACCACGATTTACGATTCCCTGCCGGAAACCATCCCGACCCACTGGGGCGGCGGCGGCCGTCCGGACGAGTGGGACACGAAGTCCTTCGGCACCGTGTATATGCCCCTGCTGATGGGCGCCGGCATAAGCGTCCTCCTGGCTGTGGTGTCCGCCGCCATACCCGCCATGATCCTGCCGGATAAGGATCCGTCCGACTGGGAGCTGTATCGCCGGGAGGGGATGATCCGCGGCACCGTTGCTGCCCTTGGCGGGACCTCTGTCCTGGTTGCGGCGCTGATCGGCGGGCTCACGGTTTCCGGCTGGCGGACCCCCGACCATGTGCCTGCAGGGCCGGCCCTGATGATAATTCCCCTGATCCTTGGCTTCCTGGTCCTTTCCTATACGGCTGCCGGCCGCTGGACGCGTCGAACGGCTGAGCGGGACGGTGTCCACCCGACAGCCGAGGAACAGGAAGAGGATAAACGGTGGGTGGGCGGCATCCTCTATAACGATCCGAATGATCCCCACATCCTGGTACCCAAGCGCAGCGGATCCGGCACCGGCCTTACAGTGAATGTCGGCAACCGCAGGGGGCGCACCGCCGTCGTTGTGTTCCTGATGGTCTTTGTTGTCCTTCCGACTGTTTTCGGAGTCTTCATGGCCCTCTAG
- a CDS encoding fumarylacetoacetate hydrolase family protein: protein MRIARFVQDSDPAFGVVGGEEGSEEIAVIKGDPFFSGVQLTGERHKLEDVRLLAPIIPRSKVVGIGRNYADHASEMGNDVPPAPLMFLKPNTSVIGPNDPVVLPSFSDEVSYEAELAVVIGRICKDVPIERVDEVIFGYTCANDLTARDAQRTDDQWARAKGFDTSCPLGPWIETELDPENTAVRGYLNGELVQDGNTNSMIWGVKELVSYVSQAFTLLPGDVILTGTPAGVGIISDGERFEVDIEGIGRLVNTVRS from the coding sequence ATGCGTATTGCTCGATTTGTACAGGACAGCGACCCCGCCTTCGGCGTGGTCGGAGGAGAAGAAGGCAGCGAAGAAATCGCCGTCATTAAGGGTGACCCGTTCTTTTCGGGCGTCCAGCTGACAGGGGAGCGGCACAAGCTGGAGGACGTACGCCTGCTTGCCCCGATCATCCCGCGCAGCAAGGTCGTGGGCATCGGCCGCAACTATGCCGACCACGCCAGCGAAATGGGCAACGACGTTCCGCCGGCTCCACTGATGTTCCTCAAGCCCAACACCTCGGTGATCGGCCCGAACGATCCCGTGGTTCTGCCCTCCTTCTCGGACGAGGTGTCCTACGAGGCCGAGCTCGCCGTCGTCATCGGCCGCATCTGCAAGGACGTCCCGATCGAACGCGTGGACGAAGTGATCTTCGGCTACACGTGCGCCAACGACCTCACCGCCCGTGACGCCCAGCGCACCGACGACCAGTGGGCCCGCGCCAAGGGCTTCGACACCTCCTGCCCCCTGGGCCCGTGGATTGAAACCGAGTTGGATCCCGAGAACACCGCGGTCCGCGGCTACCTGAACGGTGAACTCGTTCAGGACGGGAACACCAACTCGATGATCTGGGGCGTCAAGGAACTGGTGTCCTACGTTTCGCAGGCCTTCACCCTGCTGCCCGGCGACGTCATCCTCACCGGTACCCCTGCGGGCGTCGGCATCATCAGCGACGGCGAACGCTTCGAGGTCGACATCGAGGGCATCGGCCGGCTGGTCAACACCGTCCGCAGCTGA
- a CDS encoding UvrD-helicase domain-containing protein produces the protein MPETPSASNELEHERQYVAGLYSRLDELREEKREQLAAIRRSQASGSHQNRSERDAFATMYEDRLAQLNAVDDRLVFGRLDLDDGEERYIGRIGLSTAELQRLMVDWRAPEAGTFYQATAFERQGVRRRRHLILKGRDVQAIEDDVLDYSMLEDEAALQGEGALLAALNSKRTGQMSDIVGTIQAEQDRIIRAPLSGTLVVQGGPGTGKTAVALHRAAYLLYTHRERLKSAGVLLVGPSNAFIRYIERVLPSLGETGVVMSSLGQLMPGITATHEEDPATAEVKGRLYMADVVARAVANRQRLPREPRKLNVEGTILTLTPKQVQRARDKARATGKPHNEARVTFVKILLRELTEQMTEQLEESAGAGNSTDRAYLAEDVRSARDVRVALNLCWMPLTPEKLITELFSKPGHLEAAAPQLSDEELDLLRRSPDAPWTESDVPLLDEAAELLGELDASAGRETALREEQRKRDLANAESAIANTEGFLEDSGAHGILSAEDLADHNAVGEQRLTAADRAAVDRTWAFGHIVVDEAQELSAMQWRLLMRRCPLKSFTVVGDIAQTSSAAGATSWQAALDPFVGERWTLEELTVNYRTPAQIAEAAVRMANAAGLVVSAPKAVREGRWAPFLDEVAEGGLIQRLLDTLPEDLEALDGGLLAVIAEDHRLPDVRRALTQAYGARVGSGAGGLEQDIVVTSPREAKGLEFDGVVILEPSELLTAAAGKVGDLYVAMTRPTQRLRLIAANGIPAGIPED, from the coding sequence ATGCCTGAAACACCTTCGGCTTCCAACGAGCTGGAACACGAGCGTCAGTACGTCGCCGGTCTGTACTCACGCCTCGATGAGCTGCGTGAGGAAAAGCGGGAGCAGCTGGCCGCGATCCGGCGCAGCCAAGCCTCGGGTTCCCACCAGAACCGTTCCGAGCGGGATGCCTTCGCCACCATGTACGAGGACCGCCTCGCGCAGCTGAACGCCGTGGACGACCGGCTCGTTTTCGGCCGCCTGGACCTCGACGACGGCGAGGAACGCTACATCGGCCGCATCGGCCTGTCGACGGCGGAGCTGCAGCGCCTGATGGTCGACTGGCGCGCCCCCGAAGCCGGCACGTTCTACCAGGCCACCGCCTTTGAGCGCCAGGGCGTGCGGCGGCGCCGGCACCTGATCCTGAAGGGCCGCGACGTGCAGGCCATCGAGGACGATGTGCTGGACTACTCCATGCTCGAGGACGAGGCAGCGCTGCAGGGCGAAGGCGCGCTGCTCGCGGCACTGAACTCGAAGCGGACCGGACAGATGTCCGACATTGTCGGCACCATCCAGGCCGAACAGGACCGCATCATCCGGGCACCCCTTTCCGGCACCCTGGTGGTGCAGGGCGGTCCGGGCACGGGCAAAACCGCCGTGGCACTGCACCGCGCCGCCTACCTCCTCTATACCCACCGCGAACGGCTGAAGTCCGCCGGCGTGCTGCTGGTGGGACCCTCCAATGCCTTCATCCGGTACATCGAACGCGTGCTGCCGTCGCTGGGCGAGACCGGCGTCGTGATGTCCAGCCTCGGACAGCTGATGCCGGGCATCACCGCCACCCATGAAGAGGACCCCGCCACCGCCGAGGTGAAGGGCCGGCTGTACATGGCCGACGTCGTCGCCCGCGCGGTTGCCAACCGGCAGCGCCTGCCGCGCGAGCCGCGCAAGCTCAACGTCGAGGGCACCATCCTCACGCTGACGCCCAAGCAGGTGCAGCGCGCCCGGGACAAGGCCCGCGCCACCGGCAAGCCGCACAACGAGGCCCGCGTGACCTTCGTGAAGATCCTGCTGCGCGAGTTGACCGAGCAGATGACCGAGCAGCTCGAGGAATCCGCCGGCGCCGGCAACAGCACCGACCGCGCCTACCTCGCCGAGGACGTCCGCAGCGCCCGCGACGTGCGCGTGGCCCTGAACCTGTGCTGGATGCCGCTCACCCCCGAAAAGCTCATCACGGAACTGTTCAGCAAGCCCGGGCACCTGGAAGCGGCCGCACCGCAGCTGTCCGACGAGGAGCTGGACCTGCTGCGCCGCAGCCCCGACGCACCCTGGACCGAATCCGACGTGCCGCTGCTGGACGAAGCCGCCGAACTCCTCGGCGAACTGGACGCCTCCGCAGGCCGGGAAACCGCCCTCCGTGAGGAACAGCGCAAGCGTGACCTTGCCAACGCCGAAAGTGCCATTGCGAACACTGAGGGATTCCTCGAGGACTCCGGCGCCCACGGCATCCTGTCCGCCGAGGACCTGGCGGACCACAACGCGGTGGGGGAGCAGCGGCTGACCGCCGCCGACCGTGCCGCCGTCGACCGGACCTGGGCCTTCGGGCACATCGTGGTCGACGAGGCGCAGGAGCTTTCCGCCATGCAGTGGCGGCTGCTGATGCGCCGCTGCCCGCTGAAGTCCTTCACCGTGGTCGGCGACATTGCCCAGACCAGCTCGGCGGCCGGGGCAACGTCCTGGCAGGCCGCACTGGATCCCTTCGTGGGGGAGCGGTGGACGCTGGAGGAACTGACAGTGAATTACCGCACCCCGGCACAGATTGCCGAGGCAGCTGTGCGGATGGCCAACGCGGCCGGACTCGTGGTTTCCGCTCCGAAGGCGGTCCGCGAGGGCCGCTGGGCGCCGTTCCTCGATGAGGTTGCCGAGGGCGGGCTCATCCAGCGTCTGCTGGACACCCTGCCCGAGGATCTGGAAGCGCTCGACGGCGGCCTCCTGGCCGTTATCGCCGAAGACCACCGCCTTCCCGACGTCCGCCGGGCGCTGACCCAGGCCTACGGTGCGCGCGTGGGATCCGGTGCAGGCGGCCTGGAGCAGGACATCGTCGTGACGTCTCCGCGGGAGGCAAAGGGCCTGGAGTTCGACGGCGTCGTCATCCTGGAACCGTCCGAACTGCTGACCGCGGCCGCCGGCAAGGTCGGCGACCTGTATGTGGCCATGACCCGCCCCACCCAGCGGCTGCGTCTGATCGCAGCCAACGGGATCCCGGCAGGTATTCCCGAAGACTGA
- the tyrS gene encoding tyrosine--tRNA ligase: MSDNIENPEGLGAQQNDSSFANIWQELKWRGLIQVSTDEAELEKLLAGEPITYYCGFDPTAPSLHLGNLVQLLTMRRLQLAGHRPLALVGGSTGLVGDPRPTAERTMNTKETVGEWVGYLQGQVQRFLSFEGSNAARMVNNLDWTAPMSAIDFLRDIGKHFRVGTMIKKEIVSSRLNSDEGISYAEFSYQVLQGMDYLELFRNYNCVLETGGSDQWGNLTSGTELVRKVEGKTVHALGTPLITNSDGTKFGKSEGNAVWLDGTMTSPYAMYQFWLNTSDADVVNRLKVFTFMSRARIEELARAVAEAPHRREAQRALAYDVTSLIHGTEATDKAIAASAALFGQGEVRDLDEGTLKAATAELPAVTVSRESLGIIDLLVASGLSGSKSEARRTVADGGAYVNNVKVADADAVLGGEDLLHGKYLLLRRGKRNLATVEVSAV; this comes from the coding sequence GTGTCAGACAATATCGAGAACCCCGAGGGCCTCGGCGCCCAGCAGAACGATTCCTCCTTCGCCAACATCTGGCAGGAGCTCAAGTGGCGGGGCCTGATCCAGGTCTCCACCGATGAGGCGGAGCTGGAAAAGCTCCTCGCCGGGGAGCCGATCACGTATTACTGCGGCTTCGACCCGACGGCGCCGAGCCTTCACCTGGGCAACCTGGTCCAGCTCCTGACCATGCGCCGGCTGCAGCTGGCCGGCCACCGGCCGCTGGCGCTCGTGGGCGGTTCCACCGGGTTGGTCGGTGACCCGCGTCCGACGGCGGAACGCACCATGAACACCAAGGAAACCGTCGGCGAGTGGGTCGGCTACCTGCAGGGACAGGTGCAGCGTTTCCTCAGCTTCGAGGGCAGCAATGCCGCACGCATGGTGAACAACCTGGACTGGACCGCTCCGATGAGCGCCATCGACTTCCTGCGGGACATCGGCAAGCACTTCCGGGTGGGCACGATGATCAAGAAGGAGATTGTCTCCTCCCGGCTGAACTCCGACGAAGGCATCAGCTACGCCGAGTTCAGCTACCAGGTCCTGCAGGGCATGGACTACCTGGAACTCTTCCGCAACTACAACTGCGTGCTTGAAACAGGCGGTTCGGACCAGTGGGGCAACCTGACCAGCGGCACCGAACTGGTGCGCAAGGTCGAGGGTAAGACAGTCCACGCGCTGGGCACGCCGCTGATCACCAACAGCGACGGCACCAAGTTCGGCAAGAGCGAAGGCAACGCGGTCTGGCTCGACGGCACCATGACCAGCCCGTACGCCATGTACCAGTTCTGGCTCAATACGTCCGACGCGGACGTGGTGAACCGGCTGAAGGTCTTTACCTTTATGAGCCGGGCACGGATCGAGGAACTGGCCCGCGCTGTTGCAGAAGCACCGCACCGGCGTGAGGCCCAGCGTGCATTGGCGTACGACGTGACGTCGCTGATCCACGGGACCGAAGCAACCGACAAGGCCATTGCCGCTTCGGCTGCACTGTTTGGCCAGGGTGAGGTCCGGGACCTGGATGAGGGCACCTTGAAAGCGGCCACTGCGGAGCTGCCGGCCGTCACCGTGTCGCGGGAATCCCTGGGGATTATCGACCTGCTGGTTGCTTCCGGCCTTTCCGGCAGCAAGTCGGAGGCACGCCGCACGGTCGCCGACGGCGGTGCCTACGTCAACAACGTCAAGGTCGCCGACGCCGACGCCGTGCTGGGCGGGGAGGACCTGCTGCACGGCAAGTACCTGCTGCTGCGCCGCGGCAAGCGGAACCTTGCAACCGTCGAGGTCTCCGCCGTATAG